Proteins encoded within one genomic window of Platichthys flesus chromosome 13, fPlaFle2.1, whole genome shotgun sequence:
- the akap11 gene encoding A-kinase anchor protein 11 isoform X1 has product MDACARIRGVPLRSRASVRKETVRDSGAQCVKRLFRNKKELCSIGLELTTRDATRLTEIHFVCLPGQCEGDEVTQQALASLPGGLCELLRSLHVDSLKNDEVLLLRDSRRLSEHKDAWPQCWLKAVCVLRHNPNTSLYPQASVASLLSLLGCYMAGVRYALELQAVQRNSSEGSQLEEDDTNQSVSSIEDDFVTALEHLEEDDTGNDPSAASYRHLKKRDVASQTVPAHKRRKELSGSRVIIGSSSKKYSALNKSGPDVSITVQRSSFVEPQWTYCSPGARVPSPVVHVSDSEESDGSSPSPIIFLDEVGYQKSLLAKLDIPQVPGGPRERVEDSDSEVSEFFDSFDQFDDADELSSESCTLALPLDTISAPSSQKKCTESSSGGSTSKYVSRGCSTKGMNPQRFDHPTLPANVKKPTPLKPGSPYPLHTDVPDSPRPVQTPSDENGGPLFSPVSSSAFSPLVDSSGPMEYFWKTNEESQDSSELRKPQDLCSLYKTYSDFANSLSKEILGSVCGYQSAVDISDNKNLSCVCHKEFENPSGYLMKLSEIQETVTVDKLQKTSQSLTDGIQRFATDLVEMSLGSALRDLQKGVSSCTTTLCHLAARLTSSVFQMAFHEIGMRHAYVLKERAVSGLAGFLVGEAVSGALKDFLTVKKQIFHSTVSNFAADLAEELVFEGIMEVCQFSHPSTPLTPSDWSFGHRQEEEEEEEEVVTSYASDLSESVIQEAFIELSQADVAFTSQAAISVSLDNICYVSAENNSTNTCSTFANQQVLTSSSAAAVPGPSGEDTTCTVKKALFTVSGMASCIPVPQAGQALSHLHESEETCQYTDSSPVTPQENPEELTEPSSDATTSTQTHLYSHGTQTPIAGGEPSQGKSSFQNFSGNMVDLIVTEACELITTSKMKKSFGDCADFFTKTIGSRRDTSPPESPSKLGAGRECFRYDCRDSQYLRNGGAAEEATGSQSHGRAGSEFDPRTRVVVETHPVMMHTLDVPGAEMGGQRRISAPGDDSTPSTGQKSGGTPGTPPSTPQQPSEVSKEKQIKQFSKKLKSKLAKEFSPATPPSTPHYQPEPGPGPKDVTPEEDKAEFMLKLMRSLSEEADGNEEEEEEALAEEVGADVSHRCLEKGSGRHDMNQMSANRMSNKEALHYAERLACHIVSMATEMDTLGGAVEEEEEEVGEMSKGGGRRRDSVAQFSEQTLNTLWVYAGEVAGEVISDVKRMVSSGQQCPYHRALRRRSLDRSISEGLHHHQSQLSTDQNRDWRVGRQAEQWSSDLVASVLRSPTSSSSTYSSAGLSSEYPSCESVTDEYAGYLIRVLKKEGGSRELVLDQYASRLAYRSIKQGLAHASRKVKQRTSSLRLHSSKSLPDEWRASSSEALSPKDGAESVASPSGEDAQCSCSDSEEQREYMDLVNFAESLAYNITCDVTRKLHPSSVRLPKSLTDSCLYKKSKFEDMADNLIRNSFSCPLLSKEGKSKHYHSTGSLYEGGYSRRVVQVIDHYARKIVDDTLKMGLSSAGHSSREHQRTQGPSHTQRLSEGPAGGIALGERTCRYCEVQECPYCTKHSRHHQPGSQRRKQGSDGQTRAERLPSLDIPQIHIDLDHRAAFADDMVSTVMETAKRELSNTSLNADSGIGHDGASYAESLTAEIMTSAITNICQAANTSSPGREATESTVSQQLSVGDDSLGSWSNLSFEDEHADDNSSFLHLSDSSNGNSSSWSSLGLEGEACEERMSFSPSDSDNTEDKEAEVKEESSGTVCVDRTQVPAPRTGLVVVNSDVRELRRGPQLLGLDPQLRSMLQWLAASMADIPQIQLSPDRELQQLPVVVQRLRERRWRVGELLHMLLRYCEESQTHVGQSQAREEAQQGARDPHRSPPLFQWLLEHA; this is encoded by the exons ATGGACGCCTGTGCCCGTATTCGAGGAGTCCCACTAAGGTCCAGGGCCTCGGTTCGGAAAGAG actgTGCGTGACAGCGGGGCTCAGTGTGTGAAGAGACTCTTTAGGAATAAGAAGGAGCTGTGCAGCATCGGCCTGGAGCTGACGACCAGAGACGCCACGAGACTGACGGAG attcactttgtgtgtctgcctggaCAATGTGAAGGGGACGAGGTCACCCAGCAG GCTCTGGCCTCTCTGCCAGGAGGGCTGTGTGAGCTCCTCAGGTCCCTCCATGTCGACAGCCTAAAAAATGACGAGGTTCTGCTGCTCAGAGACTCGCGCAGGCTGTCGGAGCACAAAGACGCTTGGCCTCAG TGTTGGTTAAAGGCCGTGTGTGTGCTGAGGCATAACCCCAACACCAGCCTGTACCCTCAGGCCAGCGTGGCGTCTTTACTGAGCTTGCTGGGCTGCTACATGGCCGGTGTCCGCTACGCTTTAGAGCTTCAGGCGGTCCAGAGGAACTCATCTGAGGGCagtcagctggaggaggacgacaCCAACCAGTCGGTCTCATCCATCGAGGACGACTTTGTCACGGCCTTGGAGCATCTGGAGGAGGACGACACGGGTAACGATCCCT ctgcagcttcatatcGTCACTTAAAAAAGCGCGACGTGGCTTCGCAGACAGTCCCAGCTCataagaggagaaaagaacTGTCAGGCTCCCGTGTTATCATTGGCTCATCTTCCAAGAAGTATTCAGCCCTTAACAAGTCGGGTCCAGATGTGTCCATCACGGTGCAGAGGTCATCGTTTGTGGAGCCACAGTGGACTTACTGCAGTCCTGGAGCTCGTGTTCCTTCTCCTGTGGTTCATGTCAGTGATTCAGAGGAGTCCGACGGCTCCAGCCCTAGTCCAATCATTTTCCTGGACGAGGTGGGCTACCAGAAGAGCCTGCTGGCCAAGCTGGACATCCCCCAGGTGCCGGGGGGGCCCAGGGAGCGAGTTGAAGACTCAGACTCTGAAGTAAGTGAGTTCTTTGACAGTTTTGATCAGTTTGATGATGCGGATGAGCTGAGTTCAGAGAGCTGCACTCTTGCACTGCCTCTGGACACCATCAGTGCCCCATCCTCACAGAAGAAGTGCACCGAGTCCAGCTCCGGTGGGTCGACATCCAAATATGTTTCTAGGGGCTGCTCAACCAAGGGGATGAATCCTCAACGCTTCGACCACCCCACTCTACCAGCCAATGTGAAAAAACCTACTCCTCTGAAACCAGGCTCTCCCTACCCGCTTCACACTGACGTGCCCGACTCCCCTCGACCCGTGCAGACCCCCTCAGACGAAAATGGCGGCCCACTCTTCAGTCCTGTCAGCTCCTCGGCCTTCAGCCCTCTGGTGGACTCAAGTGGACCAATGGAATACTTTTGGAAGACAAATGAAGAGAGTCAGGACAGCTCAGAGCTACGTAAACCCCAGGACCTCTGCTCTCTGTATAAGACCTACTCAGACTTTGCCAACAGCCTCTCCAAAGAAATTCTGGGGTCCGTGTGTGGCTACCAGTCTGCTGTGGACATCAGTGACAACAAGAATCTCAGCTGCGTCTGCCACAAGGAATTTGAGAATCCTTCGGGTTACCTGATGAAGCTCTCAGAAATACAGGAGACTGTGACCGTGGACAAGTTGCAGAAGACGTCTCAGTCTCTGACCGATGGCATCCAAAGGTTTGCCACAGACCTGGTGGAAATGAGCCTTGGCAGCGCCTTGAGAGACCTTCAGAAAGGCGTGTCCTCCTGTACCACCACATTGTGTCACTTAGCTGCGAGGCTCACCTCCTCGGTGTTTCAGATGGCCTTCCACGAGATCGGGATGCGCCACGCCTACGTGTTGAAGGAGCGAGCAGTCAGTGGATTGGCTGGTTTCCTGGTGGGAGAGGCTGTGTCCGGGGCGCTGAAGGACTTCCTGACTgtgaaaaaacagatttttcacAGCACAGTTTCAAATTTCGCTGCTGACTTAGCTGAAGAGCTTGTGTTTGAAGGTATTATGGAAGTGTGTCAGTTCTCCCACCCCTCAACCCCTCTCACCCCTAGTGACTGGTCCTTTGGCCATAggcaagaggaagaagaggaagaggaggaggtggttaCCTCCTACGCTTCAGATTTGTCAGAGTCTGTTATCCAGGAGGCCTTCATAGAGCTCTCTCAGGCTGATGTTGCCTTCACCAGCCAAGCAGCTATTAGTGTGTCTCTAGACAACATCTGTTACGTCAGTGCAGAGAACAACAGCACTAACACCTGCAGTACCTTTGCCAACCAGCAGGTTTTAACTTCCagctcagctgcagcagttcCAGGGCCCTCAGGAGAAGATACTACCTGCACGGTGAAGAAAGCCTTGTTCACTGTCTCTGGGATGGCCAGTTGTATTCCTGTGCCCCAGGCCGGCCAAGCCCTCTCCCACCTTCACGAGTCTGAGGAGACCTGTCAGTATACAGACAGTTCACCAGTTACCCCACAGGAAAACCCTGAAGAATTAACTGAACCCTCCTCTGACGCCACCACGTCTACACAGACTCACCTGTACAGTCATGGAACACAGACCCCCATAGCTGGAGGAGAGCCCTCCCAAGGAAAGTCCTCCTTCCAGAACTTCTCTGGCAACATGGTGGATCTGATAGTCACTGAGGCTTGTGAGCTAATAACTACTTCaaagatgaagaagagtttCGGTGACTGTGCCGATTTCTTCACTAAGACAATCGGAAGCCGGAGAGACACTTCTCCACCAGAATCCCCGTCGAAGCTGGGAGCTGGCAGGGAGTGTTTCAGGTACGATTGTAGAGATTCACAGTATCTGAGGAATGGCGGAGCTGCAGAAGAAGCAACAGGCTCTCAAAGCCACGGGAGAGCCGGCAGTGAGTTCGACCCGAGGACCAGAGTCGTGGTTGAAACCCATCCTGTAATGATGCATACTCTTGACGTGCCAGGTGCCGAGATGGGTGGACAAAGGAGGATATCTGCCCCTGGGGATGACTCAACTCCGAGCACTGGCCAGAAATCTGGTGGGACTCCCGGCACGCCTCCTTCGACCCCTCAGCAGCCCAGTGAGGTCTCCAAGGAGAAGCAGATAAAACAGTTCTCCAAGAAGCTGAAAAGCAAACTGGCCAAAGAGTTTTCCCCTGCTACCCCGCCTTCCACCCCTCACTATCAGCCCGAGCCTGGCCCAGGGCCAAAAGACGTCACCCCTGAAGAAGACAAGGCCGAGTTCATGCTCAAACTTATGAGGTCTCTCTCTGAGGAGGCAGATGgcaacgaggaggaagaggaggaagcgtTGGCAGAAGAGGTTGGTGCTGATGTCAGTCACAGATGTTTAGAGAAGGGGAGTGGCCGGCATGACATGAACCAGATGTCGGCTAACAGGATGTCCAACAAAGAAGCTCTCCACTACGCCGAGAGGTTGGCCTGTCACATCGTCTCAATGGCGACAGAGATGGACACGCTgggaggagcagtggaggaggaggaggaggaagtgggagaGATGAGCAAGGGCggcgggaggaggagagacagcgTGGCTCAGTTCTCTGAGCAGACGCTCAACACTTTGTGGGTGTATGCTGGGGAGGTGGCGGGAGAGGTGATCAGCGACGTGAAGAGGATGGTGAGCTCTGGTCAGCAGTGTCCATATCACAGAGCTCTCAGACGAAGGAGCCTGGACAGATCTATCTCTGAAGGTTTGCACCATCATCAGTCTCAACTCAGTACAGACCAGAACAGAGACTGGAGGGTGGGGAGGCAGGCGGAGCAGTGGTCCAGTGACCTGGTAGCCTCCGTCTTGCGCTCTCCCACCTCCAGTTCAAGCACCTACTCCAGCGCCGGCCTGTCCTCGGAGTATCCCAGCTGTGAGAGTGTGACGGATGAATATGCTGGCTACCTCATCAGGGTGCTGAAAAAAGAGGGAGGCAGTAGGGAGCTGGTGCTGGACCAGTACGCTAGCCGTCTGGCCTACCGATCCATAAAACAAGGCTTGGCTCATGCTAGTCGCAAGGTCAAGCAGAGAACCTCTAGCTTACGCCTTCACTCCTCCAAGTCGCTGCCAGATGAATGGAGAGCTTCGAGTAGCGAGGCCTTGTCACCCAAGGACGGAGCAGAGTCGGTGGCGTCTCCGTCAGGCGAGGACGCTCAGTGTAGTTGCAGCGACTCTGAAGAGCAGAGGGAGTACATGGACCTGGTGAACTTCGCGGAGTCTTTAGCGTACAACATCACCTGTGACGTCACACGCAAGCTGCATCCCTCCTCCGTGCGACTGCCCAAGTCTCTGACGGACTCCTGTCTTTATAAGAAATCCAAATTTGAAGACATGGCAGATAATCTCATCAGGAACTCCTTCTCCTGCCCCCTGTTGTCCAAAGAGGGTAAAAGCAAGCATTACCACAGTACAGGAAGCCTGTATGAAGGAGGCTACAGCCGCAGGGTGGTACAGGTCATCGATCATTATGCCAGGAAAATAGTTGACGACACGTTGAAGATGGGCCTGTCTTCAGCTGGACATTCATCCCGGGAGCACCAGAGGACACAAGGCCCCTCTCACACCCAGAGACTGTCTGAGGGGCCAGCAGGGGGCATCGCTCTCGGGGAGAGGACGTGCCGATATTGTGAGGTCCAGGAGTGTCCGTACTGCACCAAACACAGCCGGCACCACCAGCCCGGGTcgcagaggaggaaacaagggTCGGACGGTCAGACAAGAGCAGAGCGCCTCCCCAGCCTGGACATTCCTCAGATCCACATCGACCTGGACCACAGGGCAGCGTTCGCAGATGATATGGTATCAACGGTGATGGAGACGGCTAAACGCGAGCTGAGCAACACCAGCCTGAACGCCGACAGTGGCATCGGTCATGATGGAGCCAGCTACGCTGAGAGTCTGACGGCAGAGATCATGACATCAGCCATCACCAACATCTGCCAGGCTGCCAACACCAG CTCTCCAGGGCGGGAAGCCACCGAGTCGACCGTGTCCCAGCAGCTGAGTGTCGGAGACGACAGTCTGGGCAGCTGGTCCAACCTGAGCTTTGAGGACGAGCATGCAGACGACAACAGCAGCTTCCTGCACCTCAGTGACAG cagcaaTGGGAACAGCAGTAGCTGGAGCAGTCTGGGCCTGGAGGGGGAGGCGTGTGAGGAGCGCATGTCCTTCTCCCCCTCTGACAG cgACAACACAGAGGACAAGGAGGCGGAGGTCAAAGAGGAATCCAGTG GGACTGTGTGCGTGGACAGGACTCAGGTGCCGGCTCCCAGGACCGGACTGGTGGTGGTGAACTCGGACGTCAGGGAGCTCCGGCGCGGTCCTCAGCTCCTCGGCCTCGACCCTCAGCTCAGGAGCATGCTGCAGTGGCTGGCGGCCTCCATGGCCGACATTCCCCAGATCCAGCTGAGTCCtgacagagagctgcagcag CTCCCTGTGGTCGTCCAGAGGCTTCGGGAGAGGAGGTGGCGAGTGGGGGAGCTGCTGCACATGCTGCTGCGCTACTGTGAAGAGAGTCAGACGCACGTCGGCCAGTCCCAGGCCCGAGAGGAGGCCCAGCAGGGGGCCAGAGACCCACACCGCTCCCCACCCCTCTTCCAGTGGCTCCTGGAGCACGCCTag
- the akap11 gene encoding A-kinase anchor protein 11 isoform X4, with protein MDACARIRGVPLRSRASVRKETVRDSGAQCVKRLFRNKKELCSIGLELTTRDATRLTEIHFVCLPGQCEGDEVTQQALASLPGGLCELLRSLHVDSLKNDEVLLLRDSRRLSEHKDAWPQCWLKAVCVLRHNPNTSLYPQASVASLLSLLGCYMAGVRYALELQAVQRNSSEGSQLEEDDTNQSVSSIEDDFVTALEHLEEDDTGNDPSAASYRHLKKRDVASQTVPAHKRRKELSGSRVIIGSSSKKYSALNKSGPDVSITVQRSSFVEPQWTYCSPGARVPSPVVHVSDSEESDGSSPSPIIFLDEVGYQKSLLAKLDIPQVPGGPRERVEDSDSEVSEFFDSFDQFDDADELSSESCTLALPLDTISAPSSQKKCTESSSGGSTSKYVSRGCSTKGMNPQRFDHPTLPANVKKPTPLKPGSPYPLHTDVPDSPRPVQTPSDENGGPLFSPVSSSAFSPLVDSSGPMEYFWKTNEESQDSSELRKPQDLCSLYKTYSDFANSLSKEILGSVCGYQSAVDISDNKNLSCVCHKEFENPSGYLMKLSEIQETVTVDKLQKTSQSLTDGIQRFATDLVEMSLGSALRDLQKGVSSCTTTLCHLAARLTSSVFQMAFHEIGMRHAYVLKERAVSGLAGFLVGEAVSGALKDFLTVKKQIFHSTVSNFAADLAEELVFEGIMEVCQFSHPSTPLTPSDWSFGHRQEEEEEEEEVVTSYASDLSESVIQEAFIELSQADVAFTSQAAISVSLDNICYVSAENNSTNTCSTFANQQVLTSSSAAAVPGPSGEDTTCTVKKALFTVSGMASCIPVPQAGQALSHLHESEETCQYTDSSPVTPQENPEELTEPSSDATTSTQTHLYSHGTQTPIAGGEPSQGKSSFQNFSGNMVDLIVTEACELITTSKMKKSFGDCADFFTKTIGSRRDTSPPESPSKLGAGRECFRYDCRDSQYLRNGGAAEEATGSQSHGRAGSEFDPRTRVVVETHPVMMHTLDVPGAEMGGQRRISAPGDDSTPSTGQKSGGTPGTPPSTPQQPSEVSKEKQIKQFSKKLKSKLAKEFSPATPPSTPHYQPEPGPGPKDVTPEEDKAEFMLKLMRSLSEEADGNEEEEEEALAEEVGADVSHRCLEKGSGRHDMNQMSANRMSNKEALHYAERLACHIVSMATEMDTLGGAVEEEEEEVGEMSKGGGRRRDSVAQFSEQTLNTLWVYAGEVAGEVISDVKRMVSSGQQCPYHRALRRRSLDRSISEGLHHHQSQLSTDQNRDWRVGRQAEQWSSDLVASVLRSPTSSSSTYSSAGLSSEYPSCESVTDEYAGYLIRVLKKEGGSRELVLDQYASRLAYRSIKQGLAHASRKVKQRTSSLRLHSSKSLPDEWRASSSEALSPKDGAESVASPSGEDAQCSCSDSEEQREYMDLVNFAESLAYNITCDVTRKLHPSSVRLPKSLTDSCLYKKSKFEDMADNLIRNSFSCPLLSKEGKSKHYHSTGSLYEGGYSRRVVQVIDHYARKIVDDTLKMGLSSAGHSSREHQRTQGPSHTQRLSEGPAGGIALGERTCRYCEVQECPYCTKHSRHHQPGSQRRKQGSDGQTRAERLPSLDIPQIHIDLDHRAAFADDMVSTVMETAKRELSNTSLNADSGIGHDGASYAESLTAEIMTSAITNICQAANTSSPGREATESTVSQQLSVGDDSLGSWSNLSFEDEHADDNSSFLHLSDSDNTEDKEAEVKEESSGTVCVDRTQVPAPRTGLVVVNSDVRELRRGPQLLGLDPQLRSMLQWLAASMADIPQIQLSPDRELQQLPVVVQRLRERRWRVGELLHMLLRYCEESQTHVGQSQAREEAQQGARDPHRSPPLFQWLLEHA; from the exons ATGGACGCCTGTGCCCGTATTCGAGGAGTCCCACTAAGGTCCAGGGCCTCGGTTCGGAAAGAG actgTGCGTGACAGCGGGGCTCAGTGTGTGAAGAGACTCTTTAGGAATAAGAAGGAGCTGTGCAGCATCGGCCTGGAGCTGACGACCAGAGACGCCACGAGACTGACGGAG attcactttgtgtgtctgcctggaCAATGTGAAGGGGACGAGGTCACCCAGCAG GCTCTGGCCTCTCTGCCAGGAGGGCTGTGTGAGCTCCTCAGGTCCCTCCATGTCGACAGCCTAAAAAATGACGAGGTTCTGCTGCTCAGAGACTCGCGCAGGCTGTCGGAGCACAAAGACGCTTGGCCTCAG TGTTGGTTAAAGGCCGTGTGTGTGCTGAGGCATAACCCCAACACCAGCCTGTACCCTCAGGCCAGCGTGGCGTCTTTACTGAGCTTGCTGGGCTGCTACATGGCCGGTGTCCGCTACGCTTTAGAGCTTCAGGCGGTCCAGAGGAACTCATCTGAGGGCagtcagctggaggaggacgacaCCAACCAGTCGGTCTCATCCATCGAGGACGACTTTGTCACGGCCTTGGAGCATCTGGAGGAGGACGACACGGGTAACGATCCCT ctgcagcttcatatcGTCACTTAAAAAAGCGCGACGTGGCTTCGCAGACAGTCCCAGCTCataagaggagaaaagaacTGTCAGGCTCCCGTGTTATCATTGGCTCATCTTCCAAGAAGTATTCAGCCCTTAACAAGTCGGGTCCAGATGTGTCCATCACGGTGCAGAGGTCATCGTTTGTGGAGCCACAGTGGACTTACTGCAGTCCTGGAGCTCGTGTTCCTTCTCCTGTGGTTCATGTCAGTGATTCAGAGGAGTCCGACGGCTCCAGCCCTAGTCCAATCATTTTCCTGGACGAGGTGGGCTACCAGAAGAGCCTGCTGGCCAAGCTGGACATCCCCCAGGTGCCGGGGGGGCCCAGGGAGCGAGTTGAAGACTCAGACTCTGAAGTAAGTGAGTTCTTTGACAGTTTTGATCAGTTTGATGATGCGGATGAGCTGAGTTCAGAGAGCTGCACTCTTGCACTGCCTCTGGACACCATCAGTGCCCCATCCTCACAGAAGAAGTGCACCGAGTCCAGCTCCGGTGGGTCGACATCCAAATATGTTTCTAGGGGCTGCTCAACCAAGGGGATGAATCCTCAACGCTTCGACCACCCCACTCTACCAGCCAATGTGAAAAAACCTACTCCTCTGAAACCAGGCTCTCCCTACCCGCTTCACACTGACGTGCCCGACTCCCCTCGACCCGTGCAGACCCCCTCAGACGAAAATGGCGGCCCACTCTTCAGTCCTGTCAGCTCCTCGGCCTTCAGCCCTCTGGTGGACTCAAGTGGACCAATGGAATACTTTTGGAAGACAAATGAAGAGAGTCAGGACAGCTCAGAGCTACGTAAACCCCAGGACCTCTGCTCTCTGTATAAGACCTACTCAGACTTTGCCAACAGCCTCTCCAAAGAAATTCTGGGGTCCGTGTGTGGCTACCAGTCTGCTGTGGACATCAGTGACAACAAGAATCTCAGCTGCGTCTGCCACAAGGAATTTGAGAATCCTTCGGGTTACCTGATGAAGCTCTCAGAAATACAGGAGACTGTGACCGTGGACAAGTTGCAGAAGACGTCTCAGTCTCTGACCGATGGCATCCAAAGGTTTGCCACAGACCTGGTGGAAATGAGCCTTGGCAGCGCCTTGAGAGACCTTCAGAAAGGCGTGTCCTCCTGTACCACCACATTGTGTCACTTAGCTGCGAGGCTCACCTCCTCGGTGTTTCAGATGGCCTTCCACGAGATCGGGATGCGCCACGCCTACGTGTTGAAGGAGCGAGCAGTCAGTGGATTGGCTGGTTTCCTGGTGGGAGAGGCTGTGTCCGGGGCGCTGAAGGACTTCCTGACTgtgaaaaaacagatttttcacAGCACAGTTTCAAATTTCGCTGCTGACTTAGCTGAAGAGCTTGTGTTTGAAGGTATTATGGAAGTGTGTCAGTTCTCCCACCCCTCAACCCCTCTCACCCCTAGTGACTGGTCCTTTGGCCATAggcaagaggaagaagaggaagaggaggaggtggttaCCTCCTACGCTTCAGATTTGTCAGAGTCTGTTATCCAGGAGGCCTTCATAGAGCTCTCTCAGGCTGATGTTGCCTTCACCAGCCAAGCAGCTATTAGTGTGTCTCTAGACAACATCTGTTACGTCAGTGCAGAGAACAACAGCACTAACACCTGCAGTACCTTTGCCAACCAGCAGGTTTTAACTTCCagctcagctgcagcagttcCAGGGCCCTCAGGAGAAGATACTACCTGCACGGTGAAGAAAGCCTTGTTCACTGTCTCTGGGATGGCCAGTTGTATTCCTGTGCCCCAGGCCGGCCAAGCCCTCTCCCACCTTCACGAGTCTGAGGAGACCTGTCAGTATACAGACAGTTCACCAGTTACCCCACAGGAAAACCCTGAAGAATTAACTGAACCCTCCTCTGACGCCACCACGTCTACACAGACTCACCTGTACAGTCATGGAACACAGACCCCCATAGCTGGAGGAGAGCCCTCCCAAGGAAAGTCCTCCTTCCAGAACTTCTCTGGCAACATGGTGGATCTGATAGTCACTGAGGCTTGTGAGCTAATAACTACTTCaaagatgaagaagagtttCGGTGACTGTGCCGATTTCTTCACTAAGACAATCGGAAGCCGGAGAGACACTTCTCCACCAGAATCCCCGTCGAAGCTGGGAGCTGGCAGGGAGTGTTTCAGGTACGATTGTAGAGATTCACAGTATCTGAGGAATGGCGGAGCTGCAGAAGAAGCAACAGGCTCTCAAAGCCACGGGAGAGCCGGCAGTGAGTTCGACCCGAGGACCAGAGTCGTGGTTGAAACCCATCCTGTAATGATGCATACTCTTGACGTGCCAGGTGCCGAGATGGGTGGACAAAGGAGGATATCTGCCCCTGGGGATGACTCAACTCCGAGCACTGGCCAGAAATCTGGTGGGACTCCCGGCACGCCTCCTTCGACCCCTCAGCAGCCCAGTGAGGTCTCCAAGGAGAAGCAGATAAAACAGTTCTCCAAGAAGCTGAAAAGCAAACTGGCCAAAGAGTTTTCCCCTGCTACCCCGCCTTCCACCCCTCACTATCAGCCCGAGCCTGGCCCAGGGCCAAAAGACGTCACCCCTGAAGAAGACAAGGCCGAGTTCATGCTCAAACTTATGAGGTCTCTCTCTGAGGAGGCAGATGgcaacgaggaggaagaggaggaagcgtTGGCAGAAGAGGTTGGTGCTGATGTCAGTCACAGATGTTTAGAGAAGGGGAGTGGCCGGCATGACATGAACCAGATGTCGGCTAACAGGATGTCCAACAAAGAAGCTCTCCACTACGCCGAGAGGTTGGCCTGTCACATCGTCTCAATGGCGACAGAGATGGACACGCTgggaggagcagtggaggaggaggaggaggaagtgggagaGATGAGCAAGGGCggcgggaggaggagagacagcgTGGCTCAGTTCTCTGAGCAGACGCTCAACACTTTGTGGGTGTATGCTGGGGAGGTGGCGGGAGAGGTGATCAGCGACGTGAAGAGGATGGTGAGCTCTGGTCAGCAGTGTCCATATCACAGAGCTCTCAGACGAAGGAGCCTGGACAGATCTATCTCTGAAGGTTTGCACCATCATCAGTCTCAACTCAGTACAGACCAGAACAGAGACTGGAGGGTGGGGAGGCAGGCGGAGCAGTGGTCCAGTGACCTGGTAGCCTCCGTCTTGCGCTCTCCCACCTCCAGTTCAAGCACCTACTCCAGCGCCGGCCTGTCCTCGGAGTATCCCAGCTGTGAGAGTGTGACGGATGAATATGCTGGCTACCTCATCAGGGTGCTGAAAAAAGAGGGAGGCAGTAGGGAGCTGGTGCTGGACCAGTACGCTAGCCGTCTGGCCTACCGATCCATAAAACAAGGCTTGGCTCATGCTAGTCGCAAGGTCAAGCAGAGAACCTCTAGCTTACGCCTTCACTCCTCCAAGTCGCTGCCAGATGAATGGAGAGCTTCGAGTAGCGAGGCCTTGTCACCCAAGGACGGAGCAGAGTCGGTGGCGTCTCCGTCAGGCGAGGACGCTCAGTGTAGTTGCAGCGACTCTGAAGAGCAGAGGGAGTACATGGACCTGGTGAACTTCGCGGAGTCTTTAGCGTACAACATCACCTGTGACGTCACACGCAAGCTGCATCCCTCCTCCGTGCGACTGCCCAAGTCTCTGACGGACTCCTGTCTTTATAAGAAATCCAAATTTGAAGACATGGCAGATAATCTCATCAGGAACTCCTTCTCCTGCCCCCTGTTGTCCAAAGAGGGTAAAAGCAAGCATTACCACAGTACAGGAAGCCTGTATGAAGGAGGCTACAGCCGCAGGGTGGTACAGGTCATCGATCATTATGCCAGGAAAATAGTTGACGACACGTTGAAGATGGGCCTGTCTTCAGCTGGACATTCATCCCGGGAGCACCAGAGGACACAAGGCCCCTCTCACACCCAGAGACTGTCTGAGGGGCCAGCAGGGGGCATCGCTCTCGGGGAGAGGACGTGCCGATATTGTGAGGTCCAGGAGTGTCCGTACTGCACCAAACACAGCCGGCACCACCAGCCCGGGTcgcagaggaggaaacaagggTCGGACGGTCAGACAAGAGCAGAGCGCCTCCCCAGCCTGGACATTCCTCAGATCCACATCGACCTGGACCACAGGGCAGCGTTCGCAGATGATATGGTATCAACGGTGATGGAGACGGCTAAACGCGAGCTGAGCAACACCAGCCTGAACGCCGACAGTGGCATCGGTCATGATGGAGCCAGCTACGCTGAGAGTCTGACGGCAGAGATCATGACATCAGCCATCACCAACATCTGCCAGGCTGCCAACACCAG CTCTCCAGGGCGGGAAGCCACCGAGTCGACCGTGTCCCAGCAGCTGAGTGTCGGAGACGACAGTCTGGGCAGCTGGTCCAACCTGAGCTTTGAGGACGAGCATGCAGACGACAACAGCAGCTTCCTGCACCTCAGTGACAG cgACAACACAGAGGACAAGGAGGCGGAGGTCAAAGAGGAATCCAGTG GGACTGTGTGCGTGGACAGGACTCAGGTGCCGGCTCCCAGGACCGGACTGGTGGTGGTGAACTCGGACGTCAGGGAGCTCCGGCGCGGTCCTCAGCTCCTCGGCCTCGACCCTCAGCTCAGGAGCATGCTGCAGTGGCTGGCGGCCTCCATGGCCGACATTCCCCAGATCCAGCTGAGTCCtgacagagagctgcagcag CTCCCTGTGGTCGTCCAGAGGCTTCGGGAGAGGAGGTGGCGAGTGGGGGAGCTGCTGCACATGCTGCTGCGCTACTGTGAAGAGAGTCAGACGCACGTCGGCCAGTCCCAGGCCCGAGAGGAGGCCCAGCAGGGGGCCAGAGACCCACACCGCTCCCCACCCCTCTTCCAGTGGCTCCTGGAGCACGCCTag